From Methanooceanicella nereidis:
GCCAAGGCCGCCCCAGCCAAGGCCGCCCCAGCCCAGACCGCCGCCCCACCAGGCTGATGCGGGGAGCATTGTCAATGCGGTACCGACAACCGCTGTTCCTGCTGCTAGTAGTTTTTTAAACATGTTATTAATCCTCCTTTCGATAATACGATAGTTGAATGTGAATTTCAATATTATTCGTGCATTTAGTGAAATATATATTATTAAGATTATAATTGATATAAAAGCTGATAAATGGATATGAATTTTGGTTTATTGAAAAATAATGAGCTTAATTGATTTTTTACGCTTAATTTATCCTTGAATTATCCGGTAAATATCTGTTAAGCTAAAAATACTATTGTTTACCTGTTTCAATATCTTATTTTTTCTCTGCAATATACATACCTGTGAGCACCAGCAAACCGCCTATACCTGATAATACTGTCATTGTCTCATTCAGCACGATCATTGCCATTATTATTGTCGATAACGGCACGAGATAGATGTATAGCGCGACACGTGAAGCACCTATTTTTTCAAGCGCAGTATTGTATACTATATATGCTACGATCGAACAGAACAGGGCAAGGAAAAGGATAGCCGCAATTGCATCCATCGGTATCTCCATAATATTCATATGGGGCGTCATAAAATAGAATGGGACCAGGCCTATGGTGCCTAATATGAAAGTATAGTTAAGTATGGTCAGCGGGTGATATTTTGAGGATATCTTTTTCCCGCTTATGGAATATACAGCCCACATGGCTGCACAGATTATAATAAGGATATCACCCAGAAGATGTCCGCCAAGATCAAATGCCATCTCGCCTTTTGAGACAAGTAGCGCGACGCCTAAAAAGCCTATTATCGCTCCTGACAATTTTCTTAACGTCATTTTTTCATCAAGTAACATCGTGCTTAATATCATTATGAAAAATACAGACGAATTGATCAATAGTGAACAGTTAGTAGCTGTAGTATAGTTTTGAGCCGAGACCTGTAATATATATTGAACGGTAACACCGGTAATGGCCAGTAAAATGAATGTCATGTAGTCTTTTTTATCTATCTTGAATATCTCTTTACCTTTCAGGAAATAGGAAACGATAGCTAAAACCGGTGCGGCGATAAAAAACCTTATCGATGCCAGCTCTATAGAGTTTATAGACTTTAATGCTATGGCATTAGCGATAAACGATGCTCCCCAGAAAATGTTAATGGATACGAGCGCGATTATCATTAGAACATCATAATTATTATTTTCGTTTTTTATGTCCATACTGAACATATCCACGTGATAATACGTGTAATGATATTATAGGTTTCTGTCGATAGGCATAATTTTGGGTTTTATGCTTTATTTTTAAAAATACTTAATAACTTAATATTATTATCAGCCATCGCTATTCCCGCAATTATCATTAGTCCGCCGATCCCGATAAAGACCGTAAGAGGCTCGCTCAGCAATATTATCGCGAAAATGATCGCGAACAAAGGTTCAAAATACTGGTATATCGCGGTTTTGGACGGGCCGATCTTTACTATGGCGTTGTTTATGATAAAATATGCAAATATTGAACAAAATATAGAAAGGAAGATTATACATTCCCAGGAAAGTAATGATATTTCCGTCAGGGCATGATGCGGTGTAAGGAAATATGCCGGTATAAGTCCGATGAACCCTATGATGAATATGTAATTTAGCTGTGTCAGAACTGAATATTTTCCTGCAAGCTTATTTCCAGTCAATACATATATCGCCCACAGAACGGCGCATATCAGTATCAATCCGTCGCCTATGATATTAGCCTGGAATATGAACTCGCCCTTAGTGATGACAAGGGCTGCGCCGACGAAAGCCAGTATCACTCCTAATATATTATCCGCGTTGATCTTTTCTTTTAAAAATATCGCGGATGGTATTATAATAAAGAATGTTGCCATGTTTATTAGCAAAGCCGAATTTGTAACGGTCGTGTAATACATGCCTATGAACTGGAAAATGTACTGAAGGGTCACTCCGGTCATGCCAAGAACTATCAATACTGGCAGGTCCTTAAGATCGATCTTCAGTGAACCGACACCGTAGGCCATTACTGTGAATAATAATAGGACCGGCGTGGCTATTGCAAACCTTAAAGCAGCAAGTTCGATTGGATAAAGCTCGCTAAGCCCCACCTTTGAGGCAATAAAAGACCCGCCCCATATTACCATGGCAAGGACGAGCATGACTTTTGTGAAAGCTATCTCGTCCAGCGATAATAAGGTCTTATAGCTTACCTTTTGTACTTGGAACACCTCGTTTTTCATTTTTAGCGGTGGCCTTGTACAGGGCGATAGCAAGAGCCTTGAACATGGCCTCTACCATGTGGTGGTCGTCTTCGCCTTCGATCTTCACATTTATGGTTATTCCTGCCGAACGGGCAAATGAGTCTATGAAATGGCGTGTCATGCGGGTGGAATAATCCCCGATCTTTTCAGCCTTGAACTCTGCATTAAAGACCGAGTAGCCTCTTCCGCTTATGTCGACAGCTACCTGTGAAAGCGATTCGTCCATCGGTACGATGGCATGGCCGAATCTTTCTATATTGGATTTATCCTTTAGCGCATCTTTGAAAGCTTCGCCCAGGGCAAGTCCGACGTCTTCGACCGTGTGGTGGTCGTCCACATCGAGGTCCCCTTTTGCCTTTAGCTTAAGGTCAAAAAGGCCGTGCTTTGTAAAGGACATTAACATATGATCAAAAAAGCCGATCCCCGTAGTAATACTTCCTGTCCCGCTCCCGTCTATGTTCAGGTCGACAGTAATATCGGTCTCTTTTGTCTGTCTTTTAACACTGGCTGTCCTCATGATACCACCTCTATTGCTTCCTTTAAAGTAAATAAATGTTTGTAAAGCGCAGAGCCAATTACGACGCCTGCTGCTCCCGTATTCTTGATCTTCACGATGTCTTCCAGCGTCGTGATGCCGCCTGATGCGATGACCGGTATATCGACGCTGGAGACCAGTGATCTTACAGGGTTTTCATCTACGCCTTTTAATAAACCTTCAACATCGACGTTGGTAAAAAGTATGCTCCCTGCTCCCTTTGTCTCGAACTGTCTTGCCAGGTCCACTGTGCCTTTTCCTGATGATGCGGTCCATCCGTCAACGAGCACTTCCCCTTTTCTAGAATCAAGCGATACCATGATCTTCTCTTTACCCAGCCTTGAGGAAAGATCGGATATTAACTCGGGGGTCTTTACAGCAGATGTCCCGAGGATAACGCGGGTGACGCCGATGTCGAGAAGATATTTTGCCGTCTCAAAGTCCCTTACGCCTCCCCCTACCTGTACGTTAACGTCGTATTTTTTTATTATCTGCTCGACTATCTTGGCATTTTTTCTTTCACCGCTAAAGGCTCCGTCAAGGTCTATTACATGCAGCGTCCTCGCGCCCTGGCTCACCCAATCGTCAGCGACTGCCAGCGCATCGTCAAGAGACACCATCTCTGTTCCGGGCACACCCTGTACAAGCTGTACACATTTACCGCCCTTAAGGTCTATTGCAGGGATAACTTCAAAGTTCATTAAATTGACAATACACGCGATTAACATAAATGTTATGTAACGCATGCCATGTAAACGATACTTACAGGCATCATTCCGGCCTGATAAAGTATTTAGTCATCATGCGACTTGATATTTCCTGATGAATATACTTGATGTGATCTTACCGATATTCGGTATGATCATCGCAGGCTGGCTTTTAAAGCAGACGGGAATACTAAAGGACAGGGTCTTGAAGATCATAAACGATTATGTCTACTATGTTGGCATAACCGTGATCACCTTCGTCAGCCTTCACAATACCAGTAAGGATCTGTTATTCTATCCCGACCTGTATATCCTGAATACCGTACCGCTTATCATTATTATGCTGATCGCGTATGCCGTCGCGAAACATTGGGCTCTGGAAAAACGCTTATTCCCCGTGTTCATCATATGTGCGTTTTACGGTAATACCGGGTATATCGGGTTTCCGCTGAACATAATGGTGCAGGGATACGATTCTCTTGATCTTACCGCATTCATATCCACCATACATACGCTGATAGTGATGACGATAGGCGTACATATATTAAAGAAATATTCCGATGACGACGCAAAAAACTTTAAGTTTTATAAATTACCGGTCCTCTGGGCCGCGGTGCTGGGACTCCTGTTATCATGGGTCGAGATCCCCGACCTCTTAATGCTCCCCATATCACTCATATCTCAGAGCGTATCGCCTCTGGCACTTTTAGCGACAGGCGCTATGGTGGGATGCGCGGGATGCAGGATTCAGCTAAAAGAAATTGGGGTATTAAGCGTTATCAAGCTGCTGTTGATGCCTGCTATAGTCCTTATCATGGCGACTATGATGGGCGTATCAGGCACCGTTTACAAGACATCTTTGCTTGAGGCGGCCACCCCTGTGGCTGTCACGAATACGATACTGGCGGCGCAGTTTAAACATGATTATGAGTTCGCTTCTAACGCCGTCGTCATATCCACCGGACTATTTGCGATCAGCCTGGCTCTGCTGTTATTTATTATTTAGATAATGCTAAAGACATAGAATCCATAGGCTAATATTGATATGGCCATTATCGCTATCAGAGCCATGTCAATGCTTTTAAGGGGTATTTCGGTGAATTTAATTTTAGAGCCTGACCTGTATCCCCTTAATTCTATCACGTGTCCCAGGCTGCCCGCCCTGCCGATCGAATTGGATAGGAGAGGGGTTATGGTCGGGCCGACACTTCTGGATATATTGGATATTCCCTTTGCGTTGAACCCTCTTACTGCCTGCGCCTCGCGGATCTTTTTGGCCTCTATCTGTAAAGTAGGTATGAAACGTAAGGTTATCATTAACATTAACGCATAGTCAAGCGGGAAGAACATGCGGCTTACAAGCGTATTTACGAGGTCGCCCGGCCTCGTGGTCGTGACCAGCAGCATAAACGCGAAGAACATTGCCGCCAGCCTGAGTGAAATTATCATCCCGAGCATTATCCCGTCATATGTGAAAGCCGGTATTCCTGAGATATAGTACATATCACCCGACCTTACCGTCAGCACCGTTATCAATATCAAGAAAGCGAA
This genomic window contains:
- a CDS encoding DMT family transporter → MFSMDIKNENNNYDVLMIIALVSINIFWGASFIANAIALKSINSIELASIRFFIAAPVLAIVSYFLKGKEIFKIDKKDYMTFILLAITGVTVQYILQVSAQNYTTATNCSLLINSSVFFIMILSTMLLDEKMTLRKLSGAIIGFLGVALLVSKGEMAFDLGGHLLGDILIIICAAMWAVYSISGKKISSKYHPLTILNYTFILGTIGLVPFYFMTPHMNIMEIPMDAIAAILFLALFCSIVAYIVYNTALEKIGASRVALYIYLVPLSTIIMAMIVLNETMTVLSGIGGLLVLTGMYIAEKK
- a CDS encoding DMT family transporter yields the protein MFQVQKVSYKTLLSLDEIAFTKVMLVLAMVIWGGSFIASKVGLSELYPIELAALRFAIATPVLLLFTVMAYGVGSLKIDLKDLPVLIVLGMTGVTLQYIFQFIGMYYTTVTNSALLINMATFFIIIPSAIFLKEKINADNILGVILAFVGAALVITKGEFIFQANIIGDGLILICAVLWAIYVLTGNKLAGKYSVLTQLNYIFIIGFIGLIPAYFLTPHHALTEISLLSWECIIFLSIFCSIFAYFIINNAIVKIGPSKTAIYQYFEPLFAIIFAIILLSEPLTVFIGIGGLMIIAGIAMADNNIKLLSIFKNKA
- the hisB gene encoding imidazoleglycerol-phosphate dehydratase HisB encodes the protein MMRTASVKRQTKETDITVDLNIDGSGTGSITTGIGFFDHMLMSFTKHGLFDLKLKAKGDLDVDDHHTVEDVGLALGEAFKDALKDKSNIERFGHAIVPMDESLSQVAVDISGRGYSVFNAEFKAEKIGDYSTRMTRHFIDSFARSAGITINVKIEGEDDHHMVEAMFKALAIALYKATAKNEKRGVPSTKGKL
- the hisA gene encoding 1-(5-phosphoribosyl)-5-[(5-phosphoribosylamino)methylideneamino]imidazole-4-carboxamide isomerase produces the protein MNFEVIPAIDLKGGKCVQLVQGVPGTEMVSLDDALAVADDWVSQGARTLHVIDLDGAFSGERKNAKIVEQIIKKYDVNVQVGGGVRDFETAKYLLDIGVTRVILGTSAVKTPELISDLSSRLGKEKIMVSLDSRKGEVLVDGWTASSGKGTVDLARQFETKGAGSILFTNVDVEGLLKGVDENPVRSLVSSVDIPVIASGGITTLEDIVKIKNTGAAGVVIGSALYKHLFTLKEAIEVVS
- a CDS encoding AEC family transporter, encoding MNILDVILPIFGMIIAGWLLKQTGILKDRVLKIINDYVYYVGITVITFVSLHNTSKDLLFYPDLYILNTVPLIIIMLIAYAVAKHWALEKRLFPVFIICAFYGNTGYIGFPLNIMVQGYDSLDLTAFISTIHTLIVMTIGVHILKKYSDDDAKNFKFYKLPVLWAAVLGLLLSWVEIPDLLMLPISLISQSVSPLALLATGAMVGCAGCRIQLKEIGVLSVIKLLLMPAIVLIMATMMGVSGTVYKTSLLEAATPVAVTNTILAAQFKHDYEFASNAVVISTGLFAISLALLLFII
- a CDS encoding energy-coupling factor transporter transmembrane component T family protein; translated protein: MSEIFQYVDKNTVLHLLNPLTKVLFCAFIIIAGIMCGDPVILTILLILPIIALMAAGMKNEIAGQFKMLSVVFAFLILITVLTVRSGDMYYISGIPAFTYDGIMLGMIISLRLAAMFFAFMLLVTTTRPGDLVNTLVSRMFFPLDYALMLMITLRFIPTLQIEAKKIREAQAVRGFNAKGISNISRSVGPTITPLLSNSIGRAGSLGHVIELRGYRSGSKIKFTEIPLKSIDMALIAIMAISILAYGFYVFSII